The Acropora palmata chromosome 10, jaAcrPala1.3, whole genome shotgun sequence genome contains a region encoding:
- the LOC141894356 gene encoding poly(A)-specific ribonuclease PNLDC1-like isoform X1: MVEVVQNNFEDLFPEIKSVIEKSAFVAFDTEFTGLHTTDASQPSLFDDPETRYKKLKKNASQFLISQFGLTAFVQSQEDPNKYVAHAFNFFLYPHSFGPIDCRFLSQASSLEFLCQHNFDFNKFIYQGVPYLSSDQAALLFKYHENGDLDTSFQSQRLRMIDENVLDTCCVNLEEWLLSAKDGHEIVLKPGSCEDQYLLLEEIKRRFTGIRCHVSNQFKVIVTKLPTVNGCNATSCKNLITQEQEKVLKAMIGFSRVFQVLVSCKRPLVGHNILTDLMLTYEKFYKPLPENFKDFKLEISKLFSGVYDTKLLAFEIRRNPAIAQCNFLDDTNLEKLHAALSSKDAQFFALFAPSIPLDEKCYRYKEKLAHEAGYDSFLAGFVFLRMAHLLASKSSSRSKGGPIPLSKFLRVLRPFENLVHLSRATVQHVNLGGPDPPSNRPQWLSVSSKVKTKPLVARTLAREFAGFGSVDVKILDSQHALVAVAQHRKAKDVLRSFRRHKFLSVRPYKSLLDSSELKIACWCCGTAIILTGVAIFLWKSWK; encoded by the exons ATGGTGGAAGTTGTGCAGAACAATTTTGAAGACCTTTTTCCAGAGATCAAAAGCGTAATCGAGAAAAGTGCCTTTGTTG CTTTTGACACTGAGTTTACTGGTCTCCACACAACAGATGCTTCACAACCAAG CTTATTTGATGATCCAGAAACACGCTACAAGAAGCTGAAGAAAAATGCTTCTCAGTTCCTTATCAGTCAGTTTG GATTAACAGCTTTTGTTCAGTCTCAAGAAGACCCCAATAA ATACGTAGCCCATgcattcaatttctttttataccCTCATTCCTTTGGACCTATCGACTGCAGATTTCTCAGTCAG gcATCTAGCCTGGAATTTTTATGTCAACATAACTTTGATTTTAACAAG TTTATTTATCAAGGAGTACCTTATCTAAGCAGTGACCAG GCTGCTTTGCTATTCAAATATCATGAAAATGGTGATTTGGATACAAGTTTTCAGTCTCAAAGATTGag GATGATAGATGAAAATGTTCTAGACACTTGTTGTGTCAATTTAGAAGAATGGCTTTTGTCTGCTAAAGATGGGCATGAAATTGTGCTTAAACCTGGCAGTT GTGAGGACCAATATCTTCTTCTTGAGGAAATTAAAAGAAGATTTACTGGAATACGGTGTCATGTATCAAACCAGTTCAAG GTAATTGTAACAAAGTTACCAACAGTTAATGGATGTAATGCCACTAGTTGCAAAAATCTAATTACTCAAGAACAAGAAAA AGTATTGAAAGCCATGATTGGTTTTTCCAgagtttttcaagttttagtGTCATGTAAAAGG CCGCTTGTAGGACACAATATTTTGACCGACTTGATGCTGACTTATGAAAAGTTCTACAAACCTTTACCAG aaaattttaaagacTTTAAATTGGAGATCAGCAAGTTATTCTCAGGGGTATATGATACAAAGTTacttgcttttgaaattcgAAGGAATCCG gcaatAGCACAATGCAATTTCCTTGATGATACAAACTTAGAAAAACTTCATGCTGCATTATCAAG CAAAGATGCTCAGTTCTTTGCGCTATTTGCACCCTCTATTCCCTTGGATGAAAAATGTTACAGATATA AAGAGAAGCTAGCCCATGAAGCAGGATATGATTCTTTCCTTGCTGGATTTG TGTTTCTAAGGATGGCACATCTTCTGGCCTCCAAGTCATCAAG TAGGAGCAAAGGTGGGCCTATTCCATTGTCTAAATTCCTTCGCGTTTTGAGGCCATTTGAGAATCTCGTTCATCTTAGCAGAGCAACCGTCCAGCATGTG aACCTTGGTGGCCCTGACCCTCCATCCAATCGTCCACAATGGCTTTCCGTCTCGTCCAAGGTCAAGACGAAACCACTTGTCGCAAGGACG CTTGCTCGAGAATTCGCTGGTTTTGGTTCTGTGGACGTGAAAATTTTGGACTCCCAGCATGCCTTGGTCGCTGTTGCGCAACACAGAAA AGCCAAAGATGTTTTGCGATCCTTCAGACGTCACAAGTTCTTGAGTGTTCGGCCCTATAAATCACTTTTAGATTCTTCTGAACTGAAGATTGCATGCTG GTGTTGCGGAACCGCCATAATTCTGACTGGtgttgcaatatttttgtggAAATCCTGGAAATAG
- the LOC141894356 gene encoding poly(A)-specific ribonuclease PNLDC1-like isoform X2 codes for MQKFPKIGACSCMSQFIYQGVPYLSSDQAALLFKYHENGDLDTSFQSQRLRMIDENVLDTCCVNLEEWLLSAKDGHEIVLKPGSCEDQYLLLEEIKRRFTGIRCHVSNQFKVIVTKLPTVNGCNATSCKNLITQEQEKVLKAMIGFSRVFQVLVSCKRPLVGHNILTDLMLTYEKFYKPLPENFKDFKLEISKLFSGVYDTKLLAFEIRRNPAIAQCNFLDDTNLEKLHAALSSKDAQFFALFAPSIPLDEKCYRYKEKLAHEAGYDSFLAGFVFLRMAHLLASKSSSRSKGGPIPLSKFLRVLRPFENLVHLSRATVQHVNLGGPDPPSNRPQWLSVSSKVKTKPLVARTLAREFAGFGSVDVKILDSQHALVAVAQHRKAKDVLRSFRRHKFLSVRPYKSLLDSSELKIACWCCGTAIILTGVAIFLWKSWK; via the exons ATGCAAAAATTTCCAAAGATCGGCGCTTGTTCCTGCATGAGTCAG TTTATTTATCAAGGAGTACCTTATCTAAGCAGTGACCAG GCTGCTTTGCTATTCAAATATCATGAAAATGGTGATTTGGATACAAGTTTTCAGTCTCAAAGATTGag GATGATAGATGAAAATGTTCTAGACACTTGTTGTGTCAATTTAGAAGAATGGCTTTTGTCTGCTAAAGATGGGCATGAAATTGTGCTTAAACCTGGCAGTT GTGAGGACCAATATCTTCTTCTTGAGGAAATTAAAAGAAGATTTACTGGAATACGGTGTCATGTATCAAACCAGTTCAAG GTAATTGTAACAAAGTTACCAACAGTTAATGGATGTAATGCCACTAGTTGCAAAAATCTAATTACTCAAGAACAAGAAAA AGTATTGAAAGCCATGATTGGTTTTTCCAgagtttttcaagttttagtGTCATGTAAAAGG CCGCTTGTAGGACACAATATTTTGACCGACTTGATGCTGACTTATGAAAAGTTCTACAAACCTTTACCAG aaaattttaaagacTTTAAATTGGAGATCAGCAAGTTATTCTCAGGGGTATATGATACAAAGTTacttgcttttgaaattcgAAGGAATCCG gcaatAGCACAATGCAATTTCCTTGATGATACAAACTTAGAAAAACTTCATGCTGCATTATCAAG CAAAGATGCTCAGTTCTTTGCGCTATTTGCACCCTCTATTCCCTTGGATGAAAAATGTTACAGATATA AAGAGAAGCTAGCCCATGAAGCAGGATATGATTCTTTCCTTGCTGGATTTG TGTTTCTAAGGATGGCACATCTTCTGGCCTCCAAGTCATCAAG TAGGAGCAAAGGTGGGCCTATTCCATTGTCTAAATTCCTTCGCGTTTTGAGGCCATTTGAGAATCTCGTTCATCTTAGCAGAGCAACCGTCCAGCATGTG aACCTTGGTGGCCCTGACCCTCCATCCAATCGTCCACAATGGCTTTCCGTCTCGTCCAAGGTCAAGACGAAACCACTTGTCGCAAGGACG CTTGCTCGAGAATTCGCTGGTTTTGGTTCTGTGGACGTGAAAATTTTGGACTCCCAGCATGCCTTGGTCGCTGTTGCGCAACACAGAAA AGCCAAAGATGTTTTGCGATCCTTCAGACGTCACAAGTTCTTGAGTGTTCGGCCCTATAAATCACTTTTAGATTCTTCTGAACTGAAGATTGCATGCTG GTGTTGCGGAACCGCCATAATTCTGACTGGtgttgcaatatttttgtggAAATCCTGGAAATAG
- the LOC141894355 gene encoding uncharacterized protein LOC141894355 gives MASVALSFVVRFSSEDVVFKAENLCNGKADNNARAWKIAKEDLITGRMEGEFQLEKASYISHIDIGNCGSAFIEILVGNSMWSQDKPYVTLLPSAMLMSPTECKHWTKTHTVRMFNQSAFSKKAVGSQWDRVRVICLQPFRKDKQFGLSFMRLGSVPDESKACSSDRLTPAKVVVPTSRESMDNQTHDDGVTRLKKASGLMGCLRDIEKGSSDVPLNRAERILHAALDSRSPGTPRNRNKRKLSQSSPEISRNPESPLLHESNLSLDQEPSDKRKKEKRKWSLSGNIEDEVALFLEEIDFANMDLHSITFKDLRNQMEEQRGCSLTRLEKKVFLQLAKAAIEKSVPTESDTEDVSDDCISTADITTVVEKSDNIQADESKLDTRRSVGKHACLSQRESIQTRTPSLSRPSTLTASPTETKKQKTENNNVVIPVSDERDENLPSCLSTVIVHADHGEDELPSMLYHSKDNKPAQYDLFGYPKEGPESSMKNKSLSCLVECPLCNRFFLAAEVEFHAAFCTGESQPPVTTPTTPEKEVALMQCPICSKLFPISDIEEHADRCVQTTIMHTEMKRGPLTI, from the exons atggcgtccGTAGCTTTGTCGTTTGTTGTTCGCTTTAGTTCCGAG GATGTTGTATTTAAAGCTGAAAATTTGTGCAATGGGAAGGCTGATAACAACGCGCGTGCATGGAAAATAGCGAAGGAAGATCTGATTACTGGGCGAATGGAGGGTGAATTTCAACTGGAAAAAGCTTCTTATATAAGTCACATCGATATAG GTAACTGTGGCTCTGCCTTCATTGAAATCTTGGTTGGTAATTCAATGTGGTCCCAGGACAAGCCATATGTTACATTGCTACCGTCTGCTATGCTGATGTCTCCAACTGAATGTAAACACTGGACCAAGACACACACTGTGCGAATGTTCAACCAGA GTGCTTTCTCCAAGAAAGCTGTGGGAAGTCAGTGGGACAGAGTTAGAGTTATATGTCTCCAGCCTTTTAGAAAAGACAAGCAGTTTGGGTTATCTTTCATGAGGTTGGGATCTGTTCCTGATGAGTCTAAGGCGTGCTCTTCTGATCGGCTGACACCTGCTAAAGTGGTAGTACCCACATCAAGAGAATCCATGGACAATCAAACTCATGATGATGGTGTGACGAGGCTAAAGAAGGCTTCAGGATTAATGGGGTGTCTTAG GGATATAGAAAAAGGGAGCAGTGATGTTCCTCTTAACAGAGCAGAAAGAATACTTCATGCTGCTCTCGACAGCAGATCCCCAGGTACCCCTAGGAATAGAAACAAGAGGAAGTTGTCCCAATCCTCCCCAGAGATTTCACGTAATCCTGAAAGTCCTCTCCTACATGAGAGCAACTTGTCACTTGATCAAG AGCCAAGTGataaaaggaagaaagaaaaaagaaaatggagtCTTTCTGGCAAT ATTGAAGATGAAGTTGCTTTATTTCTTGAGGAAATTGACTTTGCCAACATGGATCTTCACAGTATTACTTTCAAAG ATTTGAGGAATCAGATGGAAGAACAAAGAGGTTGTTCTCTAACTAGGCTAGAAAAGAAAGTGTTTCTTCAG TTAGCAAAGGCAGCCATTGAAAAGTCAGTACCAACGGAGTCAGATACAGAG GATGTGTCTGATGATTGCATAAGTACAGCTGACATCACTACAGTGGTCGAAAAGTCAGACAACATACAAGCAGATGAATCAAAATTGGACACAAgaag GTCTGTTGGTAAACATGCCTGTTTATCACAAAGAGAAAGTATTCAAACCCGAACACCCTCTTTGTCACGTCCTTCCACTTTGACTGCCTCaccaactgaaacaaaaaaacagaaaactgaGAATAATAATGTAGTCATTCCAGTTAGTGATGAACGTGACGAAAATCTCCCATCTTGTTTATCAACGGTTATTGTACATGCGGATCATGGTGAAGATGAGTTACCATCTATGCTGTACCATTCCAAAGATAATAAGCCAGCACAATATGATCTCTTTGGTTATCCAAAAGAAGGCCCTGAATCCTCCATGAAGAACAAGTCCCTTAGCTGCTTAGTAGAATGCCCACTTTGCAACAGGTTTTTCTTAGCAGCGGAGGTAGAATTCCATGCTGCCTTTTGCACTGGTGAGTCTCAGCCACCAGTTACAACGCCAACTACACCTGAAAAAGAGGTTGCACTCATGCAGTGCCCAATTTGTTCCAAACTATTCCCAATCAGTGACATTGAGGAACATGCTGACAGATGTGTCCAGACTACCATAATGCacacagaaatgaaaagagGGCCATTAACAATTTGA
- the LOC141894358 gene encoding uncharacterized protein LOC141894358 has product MSDSDETICDDSGDRSQMSPSVIASLESIDSLDQKAKSNGGSTTRNSCGSPEFLPPSKIQRLSEENEEEVKDESADLELQASQVDEIGKYNAADRLKSMKDKHDKIEDQLVTIEANVRNGIALRNSPVFLEVKKHMTELKTQLSDFAQYQQQQRQEIVNSSCKSQHHENEAQWTHEKKQKILKLASQQRELLKLLHCNKNLVEKVQTLKEMAKLHTKKIMPIIEVHHKSLETNLAQGETNKNIHQAASTKTIDSDLNQHGATTFVESQTARIFKQTQEQSARRFNQESSSLNQFSRGTSPFHHQSSTQTVNPSTSQLTASPLFVRSQIPSALPNHTCAIPLYSTSSTTVSQTSIAKSLPTQQRAHNVILTAGQLYQVGDKQIYVLPHGLNTDIVSSMTATQVNQKPQGTSEATSQTKTVSAGAKETSSSLVTSVVKSTPRFTLSRASNFILHSQTQVPQWHPTCISPVTYTGVTAPLSSNPAPRNNIASALPKDDTQSQPSTSSAVYQNTCTDLSVRSHSASQGSKQSTNENNVFETNENNAMPLLQNSGRIELQHTKHSFLQSTNTTSPSSSKLLAVQTKGTSHTLQRRNSFGSDNPDLKSLLSHKVIEPGSQVLSVEFEGRKFEASLRANGLIESAGGETFRNPMAWMRAVTGSWNTVKQSLAYKMVHYKGTPLALFTLPASTEKEPTKSRARLNDTETLATTGDVQPKIRDPDGLIACWDDMAQLLTNCRIMPIGFNELVPMDSFLPANFWESDNEADISQSFLQELDF; this is encoded by the exons ATGAGCGATAGCGACGAAACAATCTGTGATGACAGCGGAGATCGGTCACAGATGTCACCGTCCGTAATAGCTTCTTTAGAAAG CATAGATTCTTTGGATCAAAAAGCCAAATCCAATGGTGGAAGTACTACACGCAATAGTTGTGGTTCCCCAGAATTTCTCCCTCCAAGTAAAATTCAGAGACTAtctgaagaaaatgaagaggaaGTAAAAGACGAATCAGCTGACCTAGAGTTACAAGCTTCGCAAGTGGATGAAATAGGAAAATATAATGCAGCAGATCGATTGAAGTCGATGAAAGACAAACACGATAAAATTGAAGACCAACTGGTGACGATCGAGGCAAATGTCAGAAACG GCATTGCCCTGAGAAACAGCCCAGTCTTTTTAGAAGTCAAGAAGCATATGACAGAACTTAAAACCCAGCTGTCTGATTTTGCACAGTATCAGCAGCAGCAAAGACAAGAAATTGTAAACTCCAGTTGTAAGTCACAACatcatgaaaacgaggctcaGTGGACACACGAAAAGAAGCAGAAGATACTTAAGCTTGCATCCCAACAAAGGGAGTTGTTAAAATTGTTGCACTGTAACAAAAACCTAGTTGAAAAGGTACAAACATTAAAAGAGATGGCTAAATTacatacaaagaaaataatgccaaTTATAGAAGTACATCATAAATCTCTCGAGACAAACTTGGCGCAAGGTGAGACAAACAAGAATATCCATCAAGCAGCTTCAACCAAAACTATAGATTCAGATTTGAATCAACATGGAGCCACAACATTTGTTGAAAGCCAAACAGCCAGAATATTCAAGCAGACGCAAGAACAATCTGCCAGAAGATTTAACCAAGAATCTAGTTCTTTAAATCAGTTTTCACGTGGTACTTCCCCTTTTCATCATCAGTCAAGTACACAAACAGTTAATCCTTCCACTTCTCAATTAACTGCAAGTCCATTGTTTGTAAGATCACAAATTCCATCAGCATTGCCGAATCACACATGTGCAATACCACTATACAGCACTTCAAGTACAACTGTATCTCAAACTTCAATAGCCAAGTCATTGCCAACTCAACAAAGAGCTCACAATGTCATTTTAACAGCAGGACAACTATATCAGGTTGGTGATAAGCAAATTTATGTTTTACCACATGGGTTGAATACAGATATTGTATCTTCAATGACTGCAACACAAGTTAACCAGAAGCCTCAAGGAACATCAGAAGCTACATCGCAAACCAAAACAGTATCTGCAGGGGCAAAGGAAACTTCTTCATCACTCGTTACAAGTGTAGTGAAATCAACGCCAAGGTTCACTCTGAGCAGAGCAAGCAACTTCATATTGCATTCACAAACCCAAGTACCTCAGTGGCACCCCACCTGTATCTCGCCAGTAACCTACACTGGGGTAACAGCCCCTCTATCCTCGAACCCTGCCCCAAGGAACAACATTGCATCTGCATTGCCAAAAGATGATACACAATCACAACCAAGTACAAGCTCAGCTGTCTATCAAAATACATGCACTGATCTCTCTGTAAGGTCACACTCTGCTAGTCAAGGAAGCAAGCAatcaacaaatgaaaacaatgtttttgagACAAATGAGAATAATGCAATGCCCCTGTTGCAGAATAGTGGAAGGATAGAGCTTCAGCACACAAAACACAGCTTCTTGCAATCAACAAACACAACTTCACCCAGCAGTTCAAAGCTTCTT GCAGTGCAAACCAAAGGCACAAGTCATACACTCCAAAGGAGGAACTCTTTTGGTTCAGACAATCCAGACTTAAAAAGCCTTCTGAGTCACAAAGTCATTGAACCAGGGTCTCAAGTTCTTTCAGTGGAGTTTGAG GGACGGAAATTTGAGGCATCACTTAGGGCAAATGGTTTGATAGAATCAGCTGGAGGAGAGACATTTCGTAACCCAATGGCATGGATGAGAGCAGTGACTGGAAGCTGGAACACCGTCAAACAATCACTAGCTTACAAGATG GTCCATTACAAAGGAACACCACTAGCTTTGTTTACGTTACCTGCATCTACAGAGAAAG AGCCCACCAAGTCTAGAGCCAGACTTAATGATACTGAGACATTAGCTACAACAGGGGATGTACAACCAAAGATCAGGGATCCAGATGGACTCATAGCATGCTGGGATGATATGGCTCAGCTTCTAACAAATTGCAGGATAATGCCTATTGGTTTTAATGAACTTGTTCCTATGGATAGTTTTTTACCTGCAAATTTTTGGGAATCAGATAATGAGGCAGACATATCTCAATCTTTCCTGCAGGAATTAGATTTCTGA
- the LOC141894497 gene encoding uncharacterized protein LOC141894497 yields the protein MDSSKNDNAAGQSTFSSQNGSYWSNLQSCLPEQRAYKENFGVSFAANSETLSSERDGHGRDKEMSEDYPSETRSIVRNDSAFSVPLIRVEDWSSSESDIEDDFNDSLPPFRFVGTRKKSTPQEPCKDSRCRSSSV from the exons ATGGATTCTTCAAAGAATGATAATGCTGCAGGCCAAAGCACGTTTTCAAGTCAAAACGGAAGCTACTGGAGTAACCTGCAGAGTTGCTTGCCTGAACAGCGAGCTTACAAAGAGAACTTTGGCGTGAGCTTTGCTGCCAATTCTGAAACTTTATCGTCTGAACGAGACGGTCACGGCCGTGATAAGGAAATGTCCGAAGATTACCCGAGCGAAACTCGAAGCATTGTAAGAAACGACTCGGCGTTTTCCGTTCCATTGATTCGTGTAGAAGATTGGAGCAGTTCAGAAAGTGATATCGAAGATGATTTCAACGATTCTCTTCCTCCATTTCGTTTTGTTGGGACAAGGAAAAAG AGTACACCACAAGAACCTTGTAAGGACAGCAGATGCCGATCAAGCTCTGTATAA